The Rhinopithecus roxellana isolate Shanxi Qingling chromosome 14, ASM756505v1, whole genome shotgun sequence genome includes a window with the following:
- the LOC104654255 gene encoding zinc finger CCHC domain-containing protein 10 isoform X3 yields MATPMHRLIARRQAIGEANVERKAKKKRSKSVTSSSSSSSDSSASDSSSESEETSTSSSSEDSDTDESSSSSSSSASSTTSSSSSDSDSDSSSSSSSSTSTDSSSDDEPPKKKKKK; encoded by the exons ATGGCGACTCCCATGCATCGGCTCATAGCTCGGAGACAAGC CATTGGAGAAGCCAATGTGGAAAGAAAGGCCAAGAAAAAAAGGTCTAAGAGTGTAACCAGTTCCAGTAGCAGTAGCAGTGACAGTTCTGCCAGTGATTCTTCATCAGAGAGTGAAGAAACATCTACCTCTTCCTCCTCAGAGGACAGTGACACTGATGAAAGCTCCTCTAGCTCCtcatcctcagcctcctccacaacctcttcctcctcctctgatTCAGACTCAGATTCCAGTTCTTCCAGtagcagcagcaccagcacagATAGCAGCTCTGACGATGAACcaccaaagaagaagaaaaagaaatag
- the LOC104654255 gene encoding zinc finger CCHC domain-containing protein 10 isoform X1, with protein MATPMHRLIARRQAFDTELQPVKTFWILIRPSLVISEANKQHVRCQKCLEFGHWTYECTGKRKYLHRPSRTAELKKALKEKENRLLLQQSIGEANVERKAKKKRSKSVTSSSSSSSDSSASDSSSESEETSTSSSSEDSDTDESSSSSSSSASSTTSSSSSDSDSDSSSSSSSSTSTDSSSDDEPPKKKKKK; from the coding sequence ATGGCGACTCCCATGCATCGGCTCATAGCTCGGAGACAAGCATTCGACACAGAGTTGCAGCCTGTCAAGACGTTTTGGATCCTGATTCGGCCATCCCTCGTTATTAGTGAAGCAAATAAGCAACACGTAAGATGTCAGAAATGCTTGGAATTTGGACATTGGACTTACGAAtgcacaggaaaaagaaaatacctacaCAGGCCCTCAAGGACAGCAGaactaaagaaagctttaaaagaaaaagaaaacagattattaTTACAGCAAAGCATTGGAGAAGCCAATGTGGAAAGAAAGGCCAAGAAAAAAAGGTCTAAGAGTGTAACCAGTTCCAGTAGCAGTAGCAGTGACAGTTCTGCCAGTGATTCTTCATCAGAGAGTGAAGAAACATCTACCTCTTCCTCCTCAGAGGACAGTGACACTGATGAAAGCTCCTCTAGCTCCtcatcctcagcctcctccacaacctcttcctcctcctctgatTCAGACTCAGATTCCAGTTCTTCCAGtagcagcagcaccagcacagATAGCAGCTCTGACGATGAACcaccaaagaagaagaaaaagaaatag
- the LOC104654255 gene encoding zinc finger CCHC domain-containing protein 10 isoform X2: protein MATPMHRLIARRQAEANKQHVRCQKCLEFGHWTYECTGKRKYLHRPSRTAELKKALKEKENRLLLQQSIGEANVERKAKKKRSKSVTSSSSSSSDSSASDSSSESEETSTSSSSEDSDTDESSSSSSSSASSTTSSSSSDSDSDSSSSSSSSTSTDSSSDDEPPKKKKKK from the exons ATGGCGACTCCCATGCATCGGCTCATAGCTCGGAGACAAGC TGAAGCAAATAAGCAACACGTAAGATGTCAGAAATGCTTGGAATTTGGACATTGGACTTACGAAtgcacaggaaaaagaaaatacctacaCAGGCCCTCAAGGACAGCAGaactaaagaaagctttaaaagaaaaagaaaacagattattaTTACAGCAAAGCATTGGAGAAGCCAATGTGGAAAGAAAGGCCAAGAAAAAAAGGTCTAAGAGTGTAACCAGTTCCAGTAGCAGTAGCAGTGACAGTTCTGCCAGTGATTCTTCATCAGAGAGTGAAGAAACATCTACCTCTTCCTCCTCAGAGGACAGTGACACTGATGAAAGCTCCTCTAGCTCCtcatcctcagcctcctccacaacctcttcctcctcctctgatTCAGACTCAGATTCCAGTTCTTCCAGtagcagcagcaccagcacagATAGCAGCTCTGACGATGAACcaccaaagaagaagaaaaagaaatag